One Leisingera sp. M658 genomic window carries:
- the speB gene encoding agmatinase: MALEDAKHMIDHAFTREDMKGLSFEITFGGAMSFLRRKYTKDLTGVDIAVTGVPFDQAVTNRPGTRLGPRAIREASCLQSPDEPYGWPHKPLSTLAIADYGDLAFDHANVPGFPAALTEHIRGILAQDTASLVLGGDHYISFPILKAYAEKYGPISLLQFDAHTDTWPDDNMDRVDHGTMFYKAVKMGIVDPATSVQVGIRTTNDDTLGVNIIDASTVHEIGPVETAKRIKTILGDRPTYLTFDIDCLDPAYAPGTGTPVWGGLTSAQAARILREIAGISIKGGDVVEVSPPFDTTGATAIAGAHVATEIICLLGWNMRDND; this comes from the coding sequence ATGGCACTGGAAGACGCAAAACATATGATCGATCACGCCTTCACCCGCGAGGACATGAAGGGGTTGAGTTTCGAGATCACCTTTGGCGGGGCGATGTCTTTCCTGCGCCGCAAGTACACCAAGGACCTGACCGGCGTGGATATTGCCGTGACAGGCGTGCCGTTTGACCAGGCGGTGACCAACCGCCCGGGCACGCGGCTGGGGCCGCGGGCGATCCGCGAGGCGTCCTGCTTGCAAAGCCCGGACGAACCTTATGGCTGGCCGCATAAACCGCTGAGCACGCTGGCGATTGCGGATTACGGCGACCTGGCATTTGATCATGCCAATGTACCGGGATTTCCGGCGGCGCTGACGGAGCATATCCGGGGCATTCTGGCACAGGATACGGCCTCGCTCGTGCTGGGCGGGGATCACTATATCAGTTTTCCCATCCTGAAAGCCTATGCCGAGAAATACGGGCCGATCTCGCTGCTGCAATTTGATGCCCATACCGACACCTGGCCGGATGACAACATGGACCGGGTGGACCATGGCACCATGTTCTATAAGGCTGTGAAGATGGGGATCGTGGACCCGGCGACCTCGGTCCAGGTGGGGATCCGCACCACCAATGATGACACCCTGGGCGTCAATATCATCGATGCATCCACCGTGCATGAGATCGGCCCGGTGGAAACCGCCAAGCGGATCAAGACGATCCTGGGAGACCGCCCGACCTATCTGACATTTGACATCGACTGCCTGGACCCGGCTTATGCACCCGGCACCGGCACGCCGGTCTGGGGCGGGCTGACCTCGGCGCAAGCGGCGCGCATCCTGCGCGAGATTGCCGGCATCAGTATCAAGGGCGGTGACGTGGTCGAGGTCTCTCCCCCCTTTGACACAACCGGTGCAACTGCTATTGCCGGGGCACATGTGGCGACGGAAATCATCTGCCTACTGGGCTGGAACATGAGAGACAATGACTGA
- the speB gene encoding agmatinase: MTDFNQPISGNDLARFSGPNTFMRLPQATSLEGLDVAVLGVPMDIGTSWRSGTRFGPKQIRAESAMLRPYNMATGAAPFDSLNIGDIGDLAINTFSLPESLRIIQESYEAILSGAVIPVAMGGDHSITLPILRAIAKKYGPVALVHVDAHADVNDEMFGERETHGTVFRRAFEEGLIVPDKTYQIGIRGTGYAASDFTEAQSWGFQHFPAQELWGRQLHQMGAEIRRDIGNRPVYVSYDIDSLDPAYAPGTGTPEIGGLTTPQALELIRSLKGVNIVGCDLVEVSPPYDPSGNTALVGANLLYELLCVLPGVATK, encoded by the coding sequence ATGACTGACTTCAATCAACCGATCAGCGGCAATGACCTGGCCCGGTTCTCCGGGCCGAACACGTTTATGCGGCTGCCGCAGGCAACCTCTCTGGAGGGCCTGGATGTGGCCGTGCTGGGGGTGCCGATGGACATTGGCACCTCCTGGCGGTCGGGCACAAGGTTCGGCCCCAAGCAGATCCGGGCCGAAAGCGCGATGCTGCGGCCATACAACATGGCTACGGGTGCTGCACCCTTTGACAGTCTGAACATTGGCGATATCGGCGATCTGGCGATCAACACGTTTTCGCTGCCGGAATCGCTGCGCATTATTCAGGAAAGCTATGAGGCGATCCTGTCCGGAGCGGTGATCCCGGTGGCAATGGGCGGCGATCATTCGATCACCCTGCCGATCCTGCGCGCGATTGCCAAGAAATACGGCCCCGTGGCGCTGGTGCATGTGGATGCCCATGCGGATGTGAACGACGAGATGTTCGGTGAGCGCGAGACCCATGGCACCGTGTTCCGCCGCGCCTTTGAAGAAGGGCTGATTGTCCCTGACAAGACTTATCAGATCGGTATCCGCGGCACGGGCTACGCCGCCAGCGATTTTACCGAGGCGCAAAGCTGGGGTTTTCAGCATTTCCCGGCGCAGGAATTGTGGGGGCGGCAGCTGCATCAGATGGGTGCGGAAATTCGCCGCGATATCGGCAATAGGCCGGTCTATGTGTCTTATGATATCGATAGTCTGGACCCGGCTTATGCACCGGGCACCGGCACGCCGGAAATCGGCGGGCTGACCACGCCGCAGGCGCTGGAGCTGATCCGGTCGCTGAAGGGGGTGAACATCGTCGGCTGCGACCTGGTGGAGGTGTCGCCGCCGTATGATCCCTCGGGCAACACGGCTTTGGTGGGTGCCAATCTGCTCTATGAGCTGCTGTGCGTGCTGCCGGGGGTGGCGACAAAATAA
- a CDS encoding DUF1499 domain-containing protein → MRRLMLFAWLVLAAGIAVLGFVRLAPSDPLDWNTQPEFTEDKEFRGGVFRVVRSGPDGLERFHRIASHAPRTSVLAGGPDDGMVTYITRTQVLGFPDYTTAAQDGDLLKVYARLRFGRSDLGANKERINTWLAEMAEDPQAAAAGE, encoded by the coding sequence ATGAGGCGGCTGATGCTGTTTGCCTGGCTGGTATTGGCGGCAGGCATTGCTGTCTTGGGCTTTGTCCGGCTGGCGCCAAGCGATCCGCTGGATTGGAACACTCAGCCGGAGTTCACCGAAGACAAGGAGTTCCGCGGCGGCGTGTTCCGGGTGGTGCGCAGCGGGCCGGACGGGCTGGAGCGGTTCCACCGCATTGCCAGCCACGCGCCGCGCACCAGTGTGCTGGCGGGCGGGCCGGATGACGGGATGGTGACCTATATCACCCGCACCCAGGTGCTGGGGTTTCCGGATTATACCACTGCCGCGCAGGACGGGGATCTGCTGAAGGTCTATGCCCGGCTGCGGTTCGGGCGGTCGGATCTGGGCGCCAACAAAGAGCGGATCAACACCTGGCTGGCGGAGATGGCGGAGGATCCGCAGGCCGCTGCCGCCGGAGAGTAA
- a CDS encoding imm11 family protein — protein MAHGDKRSVTFEFSPRAGEAPSPWPEGKWTSRIRHIEAGSFDEEARRNFASYWTLINPDVLELPDVLGEFKRMDRSFSAFHRELREAIVAADPELCSFVSVSQVYDLRHERVINEPEYFFSAVKQTKDSLDVENSETKTISFHDGSTIPGFMPKSRVHRSALKGAMLWRDQKSREVLCTSEFKALAEAAGCVGMAFYQVGISEA, from the coding sequence ATGGCGCATGGAGACAAACGGTCAGTTACCTTCGAGTTTTCACCAAGAGCAGGAGAGGCTCCTAGTCCGTGGCCTGAAGGCAAATGGACGTCACGTATCCGTCATATCGAAGCAGGAAGTTTTGATGAGGAGGCAAGGCGTAACTTTGCCAGCTACTGGACGCTTATCAATCCGGATGTACTGGAATTGCCGGATGTTCTGGGGGAATTTAAACGGATGGATCGTTCTTTTTCTGCGTTCCACCGGGAGTTGAGGGAAGCCATTGTGGCGGCAGATCCCGAGCTTTGCAGTTTTGTGTCTGTATCCCAGGTATATGACTTGCGTCATGAGCGGGTGATCAACGAGCCAGAGTACTTCTTTTCTGCGGTGAAGCAGACAAAGGATTCTCTGGATGTTGAAAACAGCGAAACTAAGACCATTTCGTTTCACGATGGATCGACCATTCCGGGTTTTATGCCCAAAAGCCGGGTGCATCGATCCGCGCTGAAGGGCGCAATGCTGTGGCGTGACCAGAAGTCGAGAGAAGTCCTGTGCACCAGTGAGTTCAAGGCGCTGGCCGAGGCTGCCGGCTGCGTGGGAATGGCGTTTTATCAGGTTGGGATTTCCGAGGCCTGA
- the prfA gene encoding peptide chain release factor 1, with translation MVPEERLEQILQRFQYLEAAMADGAGGGDIAALAKEYSGLRPVAEQISAYRKLLSDLEEAELMLADPDMKDLAEEEIPALKDAIPEAEQALQLALLPKDAADGRPAMLEIRPGTGGDEAALFAGDLLRMYQRYAEAQGWKVEIIEEQATELGGIKEVVAHIKGENVFARLKYESGVHRVQRVPTTESGGRIHTSAATVAVLPEAEDVDIHIDPNDIRIDTMRASGAGGQHVNTTDSAVRITHLPTGLIVTSSEKSQHRNREIAMQVLKTRLYDLERQRIDNERSADRASQVGSGDRSERIRTYNFPQGRMTDHRINLTLYKLDQVMGGDLDEIVDALTADNQARLLAEMGQ, from the coding sequence ATGGTCCCCGAAGAGCGGCTGGAACAGATCCTGCAGCGGTTTCAGTATCTTGAAGCCGCAATGGCGGATGGTGCCGGGGGCGGGGATATTGCGGCGCTGGCCAAGGAATATTCCGGCCTGCGCCCGGTGGCGGAGCAGATCAGCGCCTACCGTAAACTGCTGAGCGACCTGGAGGAGGCGGAGCTGATGCTGGCCGATCCGGACATGAAGGATCTGGCGGAGGAAGAGATCCCTGCGCTGAAGGATGCGATCCCCGAAGCCGAGCAGGCGCTGCAGCTGGCCTTGCTGCCTAAGGACGCCGCCGATGGCCGCCCTGCGATGCTGGAAATCCGGCCCGGCACCGGAGGTGACGAGGCGGCGCTGTTTGCCGGCGATCTGCTGCGGATGTACCAGCGCTATGCCGAGGCGCAGGGCTGGAAAGTCGAGATCATCGAGGAACAGGCAACTGAGCTGGGCGGCATCAAGGAAGTGGTGGCGCATATCAAGGGTGAGAATGTCTTTGCCCGGCTGAAGTATGAATCCGGTGTGCACCGGGTGCAGCGGGTGCCAACCACAGAAAGCGGCGGCCGCATTCATACCTCGGCGGCCACCGTGGCGGTGCTGCCGGAGGCCGAGGATGTGGACATTCATATTGACCCGAATGACATACGGATCGACACCATGCGGGCCTCGGGTGCGGGCGGGCAGCATGTGAACACCACCGACTCGGCTGTCCGTATCACCCACCTGCCGACCGGGCTGATCGTGACGTCGTCAGAGAAATCCCAGCACCGAAACCGCGAAATTGCCATGCAGGTGCTGAAAACCCGGCTCTATGATCTGGAACGGCAGCGGATCGACAATGAGCGGTCTGCGGACCGGGCAAGCCAGGTGGGCTCGGGCGACCGGTCGGAACGCATCCGCACCTATAATTTTCCGCAAGGGCGGATGACCGATCACCGCATCAACCTGACACTTTACAAGCTGGATCAGGTGATGGGCGGCGATCTGGACGAGATTGTCGATGCGCTGACTGCAGACAATCAGGCGCGGCTTCTGGCCGAGATGGGGCAGTGA
- the prmC gene encoding peptide chain release factor N(5)-glutamine methyltransferase, which yields MAETAAQAMAAAASRLRAAGVQDPARDARVLLAHAARIEASRVTLIAPEELAQDVAERYEQLISLRAVRVPVSHLIGEREFYGRRFKVSRDVLDPRPETEILIEAALAEPYARVLDLGVGSGCILVTLLAERQEATGLGVDISEAACLQASANAVLHRVEARADIQQSDWFESVEGTFDLIVSNPPYIALDEMDGLSAEVRGHEPGIALTDGGDGLGAYRRIAAQAAAHLPPGGRVLLEIGPTQGQAVGALLEMAGFSGISVLPDLDGRDRVVRAHSGAKHRF from the coding sequence ATGGCAGAGACCGCGGCACAGGCGATGGCAGCAGCGGCGTCCCGGCTGCGCGCGGCTGGGGTTCAGGACCCGGCGCGGGATGCGCGGGTGCTGCTGGCCCATGCGGCGCGTATCGAAGCCAGCCGGGTAACGCTGATCGCGCCCGAGGAGCTGGCGCAGGACGTCGCAGAACGGTATGAGCAGCTGATTTCGCTTAGGGCGGTGCGGGTGCCGGTCTCGCATCTGATCGGCGAGCGGGAATTCTATGGCCGCCGTTTCAAAGTGTCGCGTGATGTTCTGGATCCGCGCCCCGAAACAGAGATCCTGATCGAGGCCGCGCTGGCAGAACCATACGCGCGGGTGCTGGACTTAGGCGTCGGCTCGGGCTGTATTCTGGTGACACTGCTGGCCGAGCGGCAGGAGGCCACCGGCCTGGGAGTGGACATCAGCGAGGCGGCCTGCCTGCAGGCCAGCGCCAATGCCGTTTTGCACCGGGTTGAAGCGCGGGCGGATATTCAGCAATCGGACTGGTTTGAGAGTGTCGAGGGGACGTTCGATCTGATCGTATCCAACCCGCCCTATATTGCGCTGGACGAGATGGACGGGCTGTCTGCGGAGGTTCGGGGGCATGAACCTGGCATCGCACTGACAGATGGCGGCGACGGGCTGGGCGCCTACCGGAGGATAGCTGCGCAGGCTGCGGCGCATTTGCCGCCGGGCGGGCGGGTGCTGTTGGAAATCGGCCCGACGCAAGGGCAGGCGGTCGGCGCGCTGCTGGAAATGGCAGGGTTTAGCGGCATTTCTGTGCTGCCGGATTTGGACGGCCGGGACCGGGTGGTGCGGGCGCATTCCGGCGCAAAACACCGTTTTTAA
- a CDS encoding DUF4167 domain-containing protein: protein MRSSKSRSRSKSNNRNRPNGVNVVNRVFDSSGPEGKVRGTPQQIIDKYNQLARDAQLSNDRVAAENFQQHAEHYLRLLNEAQREIDARRDEQERQNRERQAERDRERTERLERQEREAAAAAAAAPAAAAPAADPAAAPQPEVIDPRGDNGNGGDSGLVETPESQSAASAEAPAEAPAKKAPARKPRPRKPAAKADDAPAASEGGEAPAPKKPARPRTKPKPKPKAEEGPAEAAE, encoded by the coding sequence ATGAGATCGTCAAAATCACGTTCACGTTCCAAGTCGAACAACCGGAATCGCCCGAATGGCGTCAATGTTGTCAACCGGGTGTTCGACAGCTCCGGTCCCGAAGGCAAGGTGCGCGGAACCCCGCAGCAGATCATTGACAAATACAATCAGCTGGCGCGGGACGCGCAGCTGAGCAATGACCGGGTTGCGGCAGAGAATTTCCAGCAGCATGCAGAGCATTATCTGCGGCTGCTTAACGAAGCACAGCGCGAAATCGATGCGCGCCGCGATGAGCAGGAGCGGCAGAACCGCGAACGCCAGGCCGAGCGCGACCGCGAACGCACCGAGCGGCTGGAACGCCAGGAGCGGGAAGCTGCGGCTGCCGCAGCGGCAGCCCCTGCAGCTGCAGCGCCCGCGGCCGATCCGGCAGCGGCCCCGCAGCCCGAGGTGATCGACCCGCGCGGCGACAATGGCAATGGCGGCGACAGCGGCCTGGTGGAAACACCGGAAAGCCAGTCGGCAGCATCTGCTGAAGCGCCGGCTGAAGCACCCGCCAAAAAGGCTCCGGCCCGCAAACCACGCCCGCGCAAACCCGCGGCCAAGGCTGACGATGCGCCTGCAGCAAGTGAAGGCGGCGAGGCACCGGCGCCGAAGAAACCCGCCCGTCCGCGCACCAAGCCCAAGCCCAAGCCGAAGGCCGAAGAAGGCCCGGCAGAGGCGGCTGAGTAA
- the rsmA gene encoding 16S rRNA (adenine(1518)-N(6)/adenine(1519)-N(6))-dimethyltransferase RsmA, whose product MSAIDSLPPLREVIATHQLSARKSLGQNFLLDLNLTAKIARQAGDLTGCDVLEIGPGPGGLTRGLLAEGARRVLAVEKDSRCLPALQDIADAYPGRFDVINGDALEIDPLAHLTPPIRIAANLPYNVGTELLVRWLTPKEWPPFWQSLTLMFQREVAERIVALPGSKAYGRLAILAQWRADARIVLSLPPGAFTPPPKVSSAVVHLDALPEPRFPADAAILSRVVATAFNQRRKMLRSSLKGVSPVIEDHLNAAGIPPTERAEQVSLEAFCALARELAKA is encoded by the coding sequence ATGAGCGCTATCGATAGCCTTCCTCCCCTGCGTGAAGTGATCGCAACGCATCAATTGTCGGCGCGCAAATCACTGGGCCAGAATTTCCTGCTGGACCTGAACCTCACCGCCAAGATCGCCCGCCAGGCCGGTGATCTGACGGGCTGTGATGTGCTGGAAATCGGCCCCGGCCCCGGCGGGTTGACACGCGGGCTGCTGGCCGAAGGCGCCCGGCGGGTGCTGGCAGTAGAGAAGGACAGCCGCTGCCTGCCCGCATTGCAGGACATCGCAGATGCCTATCCGGGCCGGTTTGACGTCATCAACGGCGACGCGCTGGAAATCGACCCGCTGGCGCATCTGACCCCGCCGATCCGCATCGCCGCCAACCTGCCTTATAACGTCGGCACCGAACTGCTGGTGCGCTGGCTCACCCCCAAGGAATGGCCGCCGTTCTGGCAGAGCCTCACCCTGATGTTCCAGCGCGAGGTGGCCGAGCGTATCGTGGCCCTGCCCGGTTCCAAGGCCTATGGTCGGCTTGCAATCCTGGCGCAATGGCGGGCCGATGCACGCATTGTGCTGTCGCTGCCGCCCGGCGCCTTCACCCCGCCGCCCAAAGTCTCCAGTGCCGTGGTGCATCTGGATGCCCTGCCCGAACCGCGCTTCCCGGCAGATGCAGCCATCCTGTCTCGTGTCGTGGCCACGGCCTTCAACCAGCGCCGCAAAATGCTGCGCTCCTCGCTCAAAGGCGTCTCACCGGTGATCGAAGACCACCTCAACGCTGCCGGCATCCCGCCCACCGAACGCGCTGAACAGGTGAGCCTTGAGGCCTTCTGCGCGCTTGCCCGAGAGCTGGCCAAGGCCTGA
- the pdxA gene encoding 4-hydroxythreonine-4-phosphate dehydrogenase PdxA codes for MSQPGPIALSCGEPAGIGPEIAVKAWDALRSSCPFFWIGDPRHLPAGTPIKEISAPAEAAASCADSFPVLPLAFGGSAVKGTADPANAAGVIRSIETAVQLVQTGKAPAVCTAPIHKKALIDGAGFAYPGHTEFLASLAGRERVVMMLASEQLRVVPATIHIALSDVPKALTPELLRETIEITAAGLSGQFGIAAPCIAVAGLNPHAGEGGAMGHEELDWINALIRQMQSEGLNVTGPHPADTLFHAAARTRYDAAVCMYHDQALIPIKTLDFDRGVNVTLGLPFIRTSPDHGTAFDIAGTGQANPTSLIEALKLAQRMAASP; via the coding sequence ATGAGCCAGCCCGGGCCGATTGCCCTCAGCTGCGGCGAACCCGCAGGAATCGGCCCGGAAATTGCCGTCAAGGCTTGGGACGCACTGCGCAGCTCCTGCCCGTTTTTCTGGATCGGCGACCCGCGCCACCTGCCTGCTGGCACCCCCATCAAGGAAATCTCCGCCCCCGCCGAAGCCGCGGCTTCCTGCGCAGACAGCTTCCCGGTACTGCCTCTCGCCTTCGGCGGCAGCGCAGTCAAGGGCACTGCCGACCCGGCCAACGCCGCTGGCGTCATCCGGTCCATTGAGACCGCAGTCCAATTGGTCCAGACTGGCAAAGCCCCCGCTGTCTGCACCGCCCCGATCCACAAAAAGGCGCTGATTGATGGCGCCGGCTTTGCCTACCCCGGCCATACTGAATTCCTGGCGTCCCTCGCCGGCCGGGAGCGGGTGGTAATGATGCTGGCCAGCGAGCAGCTGCGGGTTGTGCCCGCCACCATCCATATCGCCCTGTCCGACGTCCCCAAGGCCCTGACCCCGGAACTGCTGCGCGAAACCATCGAGATCACCGCAGCCGGCCTTAGCGGTCAGTTCGGCATCGCAGCGCCCTGCATTGCTGTCGCCGGGCTCAACCCGCATGCGGGCGAAGGCGGCGCCATGGGCCATGAGGAACTGGATTGGATCAACGCCCTGATCCGGCAGATGCAGTCGGAAGGCCTGAATGTCACCGGTCCGCACCCTGCGGACACACTGTTTCATGCCGCCGCCCGCACCCGCTATGACGCAGCGGTCTGCATGTATCACGACCAGGCGCTGATCCCGATCAAGACGCTGGATTTTGACCGCGGCGTCAATGTAACCTTGGGCCTGCCCTTCATCCGCACCTCTCCCGATCACGGCACCGCGTTTGACATCGCAGGCACCGGCCAAGCCAACCCAACCAGCCTGATCGAAGCCCTGAAGCTGGCGCAGCGGATGGCTGCCAGCCCTTGA
- a CDS encoding peptidylprolyl isomerase, which yields MQQDVNFRFPAPFFSRVLKSATALALAAGLSWTGLPAGAQNLFAPAITVNDEVITRYELEQRARFQSALRVPGDPLATAREELINDRLKLAELEQAGIELAEEDITAGMEELAARANLSLNDFLTALQQNGVEPQTLRDFTKVGLGWREYTRARFLSRARPTPEEIDRAMGSAGTGSVQVLLSEFIVPINEQNAAQVEELIEQVARLKGYDSFSAAAAQYSAAASRNEGGRLPWMPLTQLPPQLQEVALALKPGEISEPLPLQSAVALFQMRGVREVEGAAPRYTAIEYAAYHVPGGRTPEGLAAAQKVVDSVDTCDDFYGLAQGQDPSVLDVQSLPPSEIPRDIALELAKLDPNETSTTLTRNNGQTLMVLMLCGRTADLGEDSSRETVANALTAQRMASLAGSYLEQLRADARIDIK from the coding sequence ATGCAGCAAGACGTGAATTTCCGGTTCCCGGCTCCTTTCTTTTCCCGTGTTCTAAAATCAGCAACAGCGCTGGCGCTGGCTGCAGGGCTTTCCTGGACCGGCCTGCCGGCGGGGGCACAAAACCTGTTCGCCCCGGCCATCACCGTGAATGACGAGGTCATCACCCGCTATGAGCTGGAACAGCGCGCCCGCTTCCAGTCGGCGCTGCGGGTGCCCGGCGATCCTCTGGCCACCGCCCGCGAAGAGCTGATCAACGACCGGCTCAAACTCGCTGAGCTGGAGCAGGCCGGGATCGAACTGGCCGAAGAAGATATCACCGCCGGCATGGAAGAACTGGCCGCACGCGCCAACCTGTCGCTGAACGACTTCCTGACCGCACTGCAGCAAAATGGCGTGGAGCCGCAAACCCTGCGCGATTTCACCAAGGTCGGGCTGGGCTGGCGGGAATACACCCGCGCCCGCTTCCTGTCGCGCGCCCGCCCCACTCCGGAGGAGATTGACCGCGCCATGGGCTCGGCCGGCACTGGCAGCGTCCAGGTTCTGCTCAGCGAATTCATCGTCCCGATCAACGAACAGAACGCAGCACAGGTCGAAGAGCTGATCGAACAGGTCGCCCGGCTGAAAGGCTACGACAGTTTCTCAGCTGCCGCTGCCCAGTATTCTGCTGCCGCCAGCCGCAACGAGGGCGGACGCCTGCCCTGGATGCCGCTGACCCAGCTGCCGCCGCAACTGCAAGAAGTTGCGCTGGCGCTGAAACCCGGCGAGATTTCCGAACCGCTGCCGCTGCAAAGTGCTGTGGCCCTGTTCCAGATGCGCGGCGTGCGCGAGGTTGAGGGCGCTGCACCGCGCTACACCGCAATCGAATATGCCGCCTATCATGTGCCCGGCGGACGCACGCCCGAAGGGCTTGCCGCGGCGCAGAAGGTGGTGGACAGCGTCGACACCTGCGACGATTTCTATGGGCTGGCCCAGGGTCAGGACCCCTCGGTGCTGGACGTGCAAAGCCTGCCGCCGTCAGAGATCCCCCGCGACATCGCGCTGGAACTGGCCAAGCTGGACCCAAATGAAACCTCCACCACGCTGACCCGCAATAACGGCCAGACACTGATGGTGCTGATGCTCTGCGGCCGCACTGCCGACCTGGGCGAGGACAGCTCACGCGAGACCGTGGCCAATGCGCTGACGGCACAGCGGATGGCTTCGCTGGCCGGCAGCTACCTTGAACAGCTGCGTGCCGACGCCCGGATTGACATCAAATGA